In one Haemophilus parainfluenzae genomic region, the following are encoded:
- the dapE gene encoding succinyl-diaminopimelate desuccinylase → MKEKVISLAQDLIRRPSISPNDEGCQQMIAERLEKLGFQIEWMPFNDTLNLWAKHGSGEPVIAFAGHTDVVPTGDETQWTYPPFSAEIVDDVLYGRGAADMKGSLAAMIVAAEEYVKANPNHKGTIALLITSDEEAAAKDGTVRVVETLMARGEKITYCMVGEPSSSKILGDVVKNGRRGSITGNLYIQGIQGHVAYPHLAENPIHKAAPFLQELTTYQWDNGNEFFPPTSLQIANIHAGTGSNNVIPGELYVQFNLRYCTEVTDESIKQKVAEMLEKHGLKYRIDWNLSGKPFLTKPGKLLDALTTAIEQTTGITPQAETGGGTSDGRFIALMGAEVVEFGPLNATIHKVNECVNVDDLAKCGQIYHQMLVNLLDK, encoded by the coding sequence ATGAAAGAAAAAGTGATTTCTTTAGCACAAGACCTCATTCGTCGCCCCTCTATTAGCCCAAATGATGAGGGCTGCCAGCAAATGATTGCTGAGCGTTTGGAAAAACTTGGCTTTCAAATTGAATGGATGCCTTTCAACGATACGTTAAATTTATGGGCGAAGCATGGTAGTGGTGAGCCTGTTATCGCCTTTGCAGGGCATACTGATGTAGTACCAACGGGCGATGAAACGCAGTGGACTTATCCGCCATTTTCTGCCGAAATTGTAGATGATGTGCTTTATGGTCGTGGTGCGGCAGATATGAAAGGCTCATTAGCAGCAATGATTGTGGCGGCGGAAGAATATGTGAAAGCCAATCCGAATCATAAGGGTACGATTGCTTTGTTGATTACTTCTGACGAAGAGGCTGCCGCGAAAGATGGCACCGTGCGTGTTGTTGAAACCTTAATGGCGCGCGGTGAGAAAATTACTTATTGTATGGTAGGTGAGCCGTCTAGTTCGAAAATATTAGGCGATGTAGTCAAAAATGGTCGTCGAGGTTCGATTACAGGTAACCTCTATATTCAAGGTATTCAAGGTCATGTAGCTTATCCCCATTTAGCGGAAAATCCCATTCACAAAGCAGCGCCGTTCTTACAGGAATTAACCACATATCAATGGGATAACGGTAACGAATTTTTCCCGCCGACCAGTTTGCAAATTGCGAATATTCATGCAGGTACAGGGAGTAATAATGTCATCCCTGGTGAGCTTTATGTGCAATTCAATTTACGTTATTGTACAGAAGTGACTGATGAAAGCATTAAGCAGAAAGTGGCAGAAATGCTCGAAAAGCATGGTTTGAAATACCGTATTGATTGGAATTTATCAGGTAAACCATTTTTAACGAAACCGGGTAAATTATTAGATGCATTAACGACGGCAATTGAGCAAACAACCGGTATTACACCACAAGCAGAAACAGGTGGTGGCACCTCTGATGGGCGTTTTATTGCGTTAATGGGGGCTGAAGTTGTGGAATTTGGGCCACTTAATGCGACGATTCATAAAGTGAATGAATGTGTAAACGTTGATGATCTTGCTAAGTGCGGTCAGATTTATCATCAAATGTTAGTGAATTTATTGGATAAGTAA
- a CDS encoding M15 family metallopeptidase, with translation MKLTPEMLTGKSREHLINLPTPHSPNHFLQAETMKAFQGLQQSAVKNGFNLQPASSFRDFERQQLIWNGKFNGERKVHDDEGNPLDLALLDDWQKAQAILRWSALPGGSRHHWGTEIDIFDPDLLPQGQSLQLEPWEYEKGGYFFELSEFLTENLSHFDFVLPFISQPEGKKIGREPWHISYLPLAELASRLFTPDVLLQVWQHETVAGKETLITHLPEIFEQYVV, from the coding sequence ATGAAATTAACGCCCGAAATGTTAACCGGCAAATCTCGTGAACATTTGATCAATTTGCCTACACCTCATTCTCCAAATCATTTTTTGCAAGCTGAGACAATGAAAGCGTTTCAAGGATTGCAACAAAGTGCGGTCAAAAATGGCTTTAATTTACAACCCGCGAGTAGCTTTCGTGATTTTGAACGTCAACAACTCATTTGGAACGGTAAATTTAACGGTGAACGCAAGGTTCATGATGATGAGGGAAATCCATTAGATTTAGCGTTATTAGATGATTGGCAAAAAGCACAAGCTATTTTACGTTGGTCAGCGCTTCCGGGGGGTAGTCGTCATCATTGGGGAACAGAAATCGATATTTTTGATCCTGATCTTTTGCCTCAAGGTCAATCTTTACAACTTGAACCTTGGGAATATGAAAAGGGTGGTTATTTCTTTGAACTTAGTGAATTTCTTACTGAAAATCTATCGCACTTTGATTTTGTTTTGCCATTTATCAGTCAGCCAGAAGGTAAAAAAATCGGTCGAGAGCCTTGGCATATTAGCTATTTACCGTTGGCAGAGCTAGCTTCACGATTATTTACGCCAGATGTGCTATTACAAGTTTGGCAGCATGAAACCGTAGCTGGAAAAGAAACGTTAATTACACACTTGCCTGAGATTTTTGAGCAATATGTGGTTTAA
- the rapZ gene encoding RNase adapter RapZ, which produces MEIIIISGRSGAGKSVALRALEDMGYYCVDNLPLDLLPQLTNILAKTQTAVAISLDIRNLPHSSADLDKILTDIQATYSVKIIFLDSDRSTLIRRYSDSRRLHPLSAQDLPLESAIDLEYQQLEPLIQHANFIIDTAPLSTHALSERLRDVLRGNTDKELKIVVESFGFKYGIPLDADYVFDVRFLPNPHWNPELRPMTGLDEPVAQFLLAHDEVNNFIYQTRNYIETWLPMLEKNNRSYLTIAIGCTGGKHRSVYIAQQIGEYFQAKGKDVKIQHKSLEKNKKN; this is translated from the coding sequence ATGGAAATTATTATTATCAGCGGTCGCTCAGGCGCAGGAAAATCTGTCGCATTACGAGCTTTGGAAGATATGGGCTATTATTGCGTGGATAATCTTCCTCTCGATTTACTTCCTCAACTCACCAATATTCTCGCCAAAACTCAAACGGCTGTCGCCATTAGCCTCGATATTCGAAATCTTCCTCATTCAAGTGCTGACTTAGACAAAATCCTGACAGATATTCAAGCTACTTATTCCGTCAAAATCATCTTTCTGGACAGCGATCGTAGTACACTTATTCGTCGTTACAGCGATTCACGTCGTCTTCATCCACTTTCAGCACAAGATCTCCCGCTTGAATCAGCGATTGATTTAGAATATCAGCAACTTGAGCCTTTAATTCAACATGCTAATTTTATTATTGATACTGCGCCACTTTCCACTCATGCGTTATCTGAACGTTTAAGAGATGTTTTACGCGGTAATACAGATAAAGAACTTAAGATCGTGGTTGAGTCGTTTGGCTTTAAATATGGCATTCCGCTTGATGCCGATTATGTTTTTGATGTGCGTTTTCTGCCTAACCCGCACTGGAATCCAGAACTGCGCCCAATGACGGGGCTTGATGAACCTGTTGCGCAATTTTTACTTGCGCATGATGAAGTAAATAATTTTATCTATCAAACGCGGAATTACATTGAAACGTGGTTACCGATGTTAGAGAAAAATAATCGAAGCTATTTAACCATTGCCATTGGTTGTACGGGCGGTAAACATCGTTCTGTTTATATCGCTCAACAAATTGGTGAATATTTCCAAGCTAAAGGTAAGGATGTGAAAATTCAGCACAAATCCTTGGAAAAGAATAAAAAGAATTAA
- the ptsN gene encoding PTS IIA-like nitrogen regulatory protein PtsN — MKFTTLLSPDDIRQGVAFSSKKRLFESIAAFVVEKLHCENGEQACFECLFEREKLGNSGLGNGVAMPKAKLSATVSDKILTVFMQLETPIEYDAADNKPVDIVFAVLVPENHRQEYIPVLAELNEKLTDKNLIKQLRSAQSADEIWQIFECADHSEESEDDTNLDNIEPQEV, encoded by the coding sequence ATGAAATTTACGACATTACTCTCCCCTGATGATATTCGTCAGGGGGTTGCTTTTTCTAGCAAGAAACGATTATTTGAATCTATTGCCGCGTTCGTTGTGGAAAAACTTCACTGCGAAAATGGTGAACAGGCTTGTTTTGAATGTTTATTTGAACGAGAAAAATTAGGTAATTCAGGATTAGGCAATGGTGTTGCTATGCCTAAAGCCAAGTTATCTGCTACGGTCTCAGATAAGATCCTAACGGTATTTATGCAATTAGAAACGCCTATCGAATATGATGCGGCTGATAATAAACCCGTGGATATCGTTTTTGCAGTGCTCGTACCCGAAAATCACCGCCAAGAATATATTCCTGTTCTGGCAGAACTCAACGAAAAATTAACTGATAAAAACTTAATTAAACAACTTCGTTCAGCACAAAGTGCGGATGAAATTTGGCAAATTTTTGAATGTGCCGATCATTCAGAGGAATCTGAGGATGACACAAATTTAGATAATATTGAACCTCAAGAGGTATAA
- the lptB gene encoding LPS export ABC transporter ATP-binding protein has protein sequence MSVLQAEFLAKSYKNRKVVSDVSLTVNSNEIVGLLGPNGAGKTTTFYMVVGLVRHDQGKITIDGDDISVLPMHERARRGIGYLPQEASIFRRLTVYENLMAVLEIRKDLTAEQRRERADELIDEFNISHIRDSLGQSLSGGERRRVEIARALAANPKFILLDEPFAGVDPISVTDIKKIITDLRNRGLGVLITDHNVRETLDVCERAYIVGEGKIIATGTPEEVMNDEHVKRVYLGEQFKL, from the coding sequence ATGTCTGTATTACAAGCTGAATTCCTCGCAAAAAGCTATAAAAACCGAAAAGTGGTTTCTGATGTGAGTTTAACCGTAAACTCCAATGAAATTGTTGGCTTACTTGGTCCAAATGGTGCAGGTAAAACCACTACTTTCTACATGGTCGTCGGTTTAGTGCGTCACGATCAGGGAAAAATCACCATTGATGGCGATGATATTAGCGTATTACCTATGCATGAACGTGCACGTCGAGGAATTGGCTATTTACCACAAGAAGCCTCTATTTTCCGTCGTTTAACCGTATATGAAAATCTTATGGCAGTATTAGAAATTCGTAAAGATCTCACAGCAGAACAACGCAGAGAGAGAGCGGATGAGTTAATTGATGAGTTCAATATTAGTCATATTCGTGATAGCCTGGGACAATCTCTTTCTGGTGGTGAACGTCGTCGAGTAGAAATTGCGCGCGCCTTAGCTGCAAATCCAAAATTTATTTTATTAGATGAACCTTTTGCGGGTGTGGATCCTATTTCGGTCACAGATATTAAGAAAATCATCACGGATCTCCGTAATCGTGGCTTAGGCGTGTTAATTACTGACCATAACGTACGCGAAACCCTTGATGTTTGTGAACGCGCTTACATTGTTGGTGAAGGGAAAATTATCGCGACCGGCACACCGGAAGAAGTCATGAATGATGAGCACGTTAAACGTGTCTATTTAGGCGAACAATTTAAACTATAA
- the lptA gene encoding lipopolysaccharide transport periplasmic protein LptA → MKSTNNKILLLTALMMTSLSAFALKDDTNKPINIVSDNQSLDMENSVVTFTDNVVITQGSILIKANKVVITRPPENSGKKETVEAFGSPVTFHQQLDDGKPVDGKANKVHYDLGTEFLTLTGNAELKQLDSKINGERITYDVKKQQLKANGNGKSRVQTVLIPTQLQQKGKK, encoded by the coding sequence ATGAAATCAACAAACAATAAAATTCTGCTTTTAACAGCGTTAATGATGACTTCCTTATCTGCTTTTGCGTTAAAAGACGATACCAATAAACCGATTAATATTGTCTCAGATAATCAATCTCTAGATATGGAAAACAGCGTGGTAACCTTTACGGATAACGTTGTGATTACACAAGGCTCCATTTTGATTAAAGCCAATAAAGTGGTTATTACTCGTCCACCAGAAAATTCAGGTAAAAAAGAAACTGTTGAAGCATTTGGTAGCCCTGTTACTTTCCACCAACAACTTGATGATGGTAAGCCTGTTGATGGTAAAGCCAATAAAGTTCACTACGATTTAGGCACAGAATTCTTAACATTAACCGGTAATGCTGAATTAAAACAATTAGATAGCAAAATTAACGGTGAACGCATCACTTATGATGTGAAAAAACAACAGTTAAAAGCCAATGGTAATGGAAAATCACGAGTACAAACCGTCTTAATTCCAACCCAATTACAACAAAAAGGTAAAAAATAA
- the lptC gene encoding LPS export ABC transporter periplasmic protein LptC — protein MNIRWNIILGLIALALLGWYYSLNQDHSDLQSLIKKPDSPEYVGNKMETTVFSPEGKKQYLAISDKVEYYTQDGHTDFISPLVYLFDVSLDNKEKEDKTDKIQLEKQNWKLSAQKAKLTKDQMLYLEGGVVAESLDPLSRLQRVETEAAVINLKTQDITSDTQVKINGLNFNSSGLKLVGNLRQQVATLKEQVKTYYEINKQ, from the coding sequence ATGAATATTCGTTGGAATATTATTTTAGGTCTCATCGCCCTGGCTTTATTAGGCTGGTATTATTCGCTTAATCAAGATCATAGCGATTTACAAAGCCTCATTAAAAAGCCTGATAGCCCAGAATACGTCGGCAATAAAATGGAAACTACCGTATTCTCGCCAGAAGGTAAAAAGCAATATCTCGCGATTTCCGATAAAGTGGAATATTACACACAAGACGGTCATACGGATTTTATTTCGCCGTTAGTCTATCTTTTTGATGTCTCTTTAGATAATAAAGAGAAAGAAGATAAAACCGATAAAATTCAATTAGAAAAACAAAATTGGAAACTTAGCGCACAAAAGGCAAAATTAACAAAAGATCAAATGCTCTATCTTGAAGGCGGCGTGGTTGCCGAGAGCCTTGACCCTTTATCTCGCCTGCAACGTGTTGAGACCGAAGCGGCAGTGATTAATTTAAAAACACAAGACATTACTTCCGATACACAAGTAAAAATTAACGGATTAAACTTTAACTCAAGTGGATTGAAGCTCGTCGGAAATTTACGTCAGCAAGTTGCAACTCTAAAGGAACAGGTAAAAACATATTATGAAATCAACAAACAATAA
- the yjgA gene encoding ribosome biogenesis factor YjgA, translating to MAKRKKKEAFDWEDEDQEEIIWVSKSEIKRDAEDLKQLGEKLVNLTKANLTKVPLDDSLKDAIKLAQRLQKEARRRQLQYIGKLLRSIDAEPIREALEKIENKHNQQQAMLHKLEILRDELVAKGDVALTDLLNEHPSADRQQLRNLIRAAQKEKEQNKPSKAYREIYQILKTLILED from the coding sequence ATGGCAAAACGTAAGAAAAAAGAAGCCTTTGATTGGGAAGATGAAGACCAAGAAGAGATTATTTGGGTAAGTAAAAGTGAAATCAAACGCGACGCTGAGGATTTAAAACAGCTCGGCGAGAAATTGGTGAACTTAACCAAAGCAAATCTGACTAAGGTTCCACTAGACGATAGCTTGAAAGATGCCATTAAATTAGCACAACGCCTGCAAAAAGAGGCGCGTCGTCGCCAATTGCAATATATTGGTAAGCTCTTACGCTCAATTGATGCAGAGCCTATTCGTGAAGCGTTAGAAAAAATTGAAAACAAACATAATCAGCAGCAAGCGATGTTACATAAATTGGAAATCTTACGTGATGAGTTGGTTGCGAAAGGTGATGTGGCACTGACTGATTTGTTAAATGAGCATCCTTCTGCAGATCGCCAACAATTACGTAATTTGATTCGTGCAGCACAAAAAGAAAAGGAACAAAATAAGCCGTCAAAAGCTTATCGCGAGATTTATCAGATCTTAAAAACTCTCATTTTAGAAGACTAA
- the pmbA gene encoding metalloprotease PmbA — protein sequence MKTAENLTALLKSQEQTLRDAVSFAIETAQKAGATAEVGVTKVSGLSVSTRLQEIENVEFTNDGALGISVYLGQQKGNASTSDLSEEAIKNTVEAALAIAKYTSPDDCTGLADKELMAFEAPDLALYHGASVDVEQATKLALEAEKAALEYDDKIVNSNGASFNSHTGVRVYGNTHGMLQSYLSSRYSLSCSVIGGELDQLENDYEYTVSREFDALSSADWVGQNCAKKVIARLNPQKLTTREVPVIFLNDVATGLISHLTGAISGGSLYRKSSFLLDHLGKQVLPDWFQISERPHLLKRLASTPFDSEGVRTQDLEIIQDGILQTYLLTSYSGRKMGMQSTGHAGGIHNWLVKPNLTGGLTALLRQMGTGLLVTDVMGQGVNIVTGDYSRGAAGFWVENGEIQYPVAEITIAGQLQDMLKNIVAVADDVEHRSNIQTGSILLDKMKISGN from the coding sequence ATGAAAACAGCAGAAAATTTAACCGCACTTTTAAAATCTCAAGAGCAAACATTGCGTGATGCAGTCAGTTTTGCGATTGAAACTGCACAGAAAGCGGGGGCAACCGCTGAAGTCGGTGTGACAAAAGTGAGTGGTTTATCGGTTTCAACCCGTCTGCAAGAGATTGAAAATGTTGAATTTACTAATGATGGGGCATTAGGTATTTCTGTTTATTTAGGCCAACAAAAAGGCAATGCGTCTACCTCAGACTTAAGCGAAGAAGCCATTAAAAATACCGTTGAAGCAGCGCTTGCTATTGCAAAATATACCTCGCCAGATGATTGTACAGGGCTAGCGGATAAAGAACTAATGGCTTTTGAAGCACCTGACTTAGCGCTTTATCATGGGGCAAGTGTTGATGTCGAACAGGCTACGAAATTAGCTTTAGAAGCTGAAAAAGCGGCTTTGGAATACGATGATAAAATTGTGAATAGTAACGGTGCTAGTTTTAATTCGCATACCGGTGTGCGTGTTTATGGTAATACACATGGCATGTTACAAAGTTACTTATCTAGCCGCTATTCTTTATCTTGTTCGGTGATTGGTGGTGAACTAGATCAACTTGAAAATGACTACGAATATACAGTTTCACGTGAGTTTGATGCCCTTTCTTCAGCGGATTGGGTAGGGCAGAATTGTGCGAAAAAAGTGATTGCGCGTTTAAATCCACAAAAATTAACGACACGTGAAGTGCCGGTGATTTTCTTAAATGATGTAGCAACTGGATTAATTTCTCATTTAACGGGCGCGATTAGTGGTGGCAGCTTATATCGTAAATCCAGTTTCTTGCTCGATCATCTTGGAAAACAAGTGTTGCCAGATTGGTTCCAAATTAGCGAGCGTCCGCATTTGTTAAAACGTTTAGCCTCCACGCCTTTTGATAGCGAAGGGGTACGAACACAGGATCTTGAAATTATTCAAGATGGCATATTGCAAACCTATTTGCTCACCAGTTACAGCGGTCGAAAAATGGGCATGCAGAGTACTGGGCATGCTGGCGGTATTCACAACTGGCTCGTGAAACCAAATTTAACGGGTGGATTGACCGCACTTTTGCGCCAAATGGGCACCGGTTTATTGGTGACAGATGTCATGGGGCAAGGCGTAAATATTGTGACGGGGGATTATTCCCGTGGCGCAGCAGGCTTCTGGGTGGAGAATGGCGAGATCCAATATCCAGTTGCTGAAATTACCATTGCTGGTCAATTGCAGGATATGTTAAAAAATATTGTGGCAGTAGCAGATGATGTTGAACATCGTTCCAATATTCAAACAGGTTCAATCTTGTTAGATAAGATGAAAATTTCAGGAAATTAA
- the hpt gene encoding hypoxanthine phosphoribosyltransferase yields MKKHHVDILISEVDVRRRITELGAEITHFYQQQAIDKLIVVGLLRGSFMFMADLVRELKLPVEVEFMTTSSYGAGMTSNHDVKISKDLEGDIRNEHVLIVEDIIDTGYTLEKVRGILNLRDPASLAICTLLDKPSRREVEVPVEWIGFSIPDEFVVGYGIDYAQRYRNLGYIGKVVIDE; encoded by the coding sequence ATGAAAAAACACCACGTCGATATTTTAATTTCAGAAGTGGACGTTCGTCGCCGCATTACTGAACTTGGCGCAGAAATTACGCATTTTTATCAACAACAAGCCATTGATAAACTGATTGTTGTTGGGCTTTTACGTGGTTCATTTATGTTCATGGCCGATCTCGTGCGTGAATTAAAATTACCGGTAGAAGTGGAGTTTATGACCACATCAAGTTATGGCGCTGGGATGACAAGTAATCACGATGTTAAAATTTCGAAAGATCTCGAGGGCGATATTCGTAATGAACATGTGCTGATTGTTGAGGACATCATTGATACAGGTTATACCCTCGAAAAAGTACGTGGCATTTTAAATTTACGCGATCCTGCAAGCTTGGCGATTTGTACCTTGTTAGATAAACCTTCTCGCCGAGAAGTTGAAGTGCCTGTTGAATGGATTGGTTTTTCTATTCCGGATGAATTTGTTGTCGGCTATGGTATTGATTATGCTCAACGTTATCGTAATCTAGGCTATATTGGTAAAGTTGTTATAGACGAATAA
- the der gene encoding ribosome biogenesis GTPase Der: MTTPVVALVGRPNVGKSTLFNRLTRTRDALVADFPGLTRDRKYGHANISGYNFIVIDTGGIDGTEEGVEEKMAEQSLLAIEEADVVLFLVDARAGLTAADIGIANYLRQRTNKTTVVVANKTDGIDADSHCAEFYQLGLGEIEQIAASQGRGVTQLMEQVLAPLAEKLQENEAENDRTSDEEEKDEWDNEFDFDSEEDTSLIDEALDEELEEEQDKNIKIAIVGRPNVGKSTLTNRILGEDRVVVYDMPGTTRDSIYIPMERDGQQYTLIDTAGVRKRGKVHLAVEKFSVIKTLQAIQDANVVLLTIDARENISDQDLSLLGFILNAGRSLVIVVNKWDGLDQDVKDRVKSELDRRLDFIDFARVHFISALHGSGVGNLFDSIKEAYACATQKMTTSLLTRILQMATDEHQPPMIGGRRIKLKYAHPGGYNPPIIVVHGNQMDKLPDSYKRYLSNYYRKSLKIIGSPIRLLFQEGSNPFAGRKNKLTPNQLRKRKRLMKFIKKAKR; the protein is encoded by the coding sequence ATGACAACTCCTGTCGTTGCCTTAGTGGGTCGCCCAAACGTAGGTAAATCCACCCTATTCAACCGTTTAACCCGTACCCGCGATGCGCTTGTCGCTGACTTCCCTGGTTTAACCCGAGATCGTAAATACGGTCATGCCAATATTTCTGGCTATAATTTCATTGTGATTGATACCGGCGGTATTGATGGCACTGAAGAAGGCGTTGAAGAAAAAATGGCAGAACAATCCCTATTAGCGATTGAAGAAGCCGATGTAGTGCTTTTCTTAGTGGATGCGCGCGCAGGTTTAACGGCTGCAGACATCGGCATTGCCAATTACTTACGCCAACGTACTAATAAAACAACCGTGGTTGTAGCAAATAAAACTGACGGTATTGATGCAGACTCACACTGTGCGGAATTTTATCAATTAGGCTTAGGTGAAATTGAACAAATCGCCGCATCACAAGGCCGTGGCGTGACGCAATTAATGGAGCAAGTACTTGCGCCTTTAGCGGAAAAATTACAAGAAAACGAAGCAGAAAATGACCGCACTTCTGATGAAGAAGAAAAAGATGAATGGGATAACGAATTTGACTTCGATTCAGAAGAAGATACTTCATTAATTGATGAAGCATTAGACGAAGAGCTTGAAGAAGAACAAGATAAAAATATCAAAATTGCGATTGTAGGCCGTCCAAACGTTGGTAAATCGACATTAACCAATCGTATTTTAGGTGAAGATCGCGTGGTCGTTTACGACATGCCAGGCACAACACGTGACAGTATCTACATTCCAATGGAACGTGATGGTCAGCAATACACCTTGATTGATACAGCAGGTGTGCGTAAACGTGGTAAAGTGCATTTAGCCGTTGAGAAATTCTCTGTCATCAAAACATTACAAGCAATTCAAGATGCAAACGTGGTATTGCTCACAATTGATGCGCGTGAAAACATTTCAGATCAAGATCTCTCTCTACTTGGCTTTATCTTAAATGCAGGTCGCTCGCTCGTGATCGTCGTGAATAAATGGGATGGCTTAGATCAAGATGTGAAAGATCGCGTCAAATCCGAATTAGATCGCCGTTTAGATTTCATTGATTTTGCTCGTGTGCATTTTATTTCTGCTTTACACGGCAGTGGCGTGGGTAATCTTTTTGATTCGATTAAAGAAGCTTATGCTTGCGCGACACAAAAAATGACGACGTCTCTTCTCACCCGTATTTTACAAATGGCAACGGATGAGCATCAACCACCAATGATTGGCGGACGTCGCATTAAATTAAAATATGCTCACCCAGGTGGCTATAATCCACCAATTATCGTGGTGCATGGAAACCAAATGGATAAATTACCGGATTCATACAAACGTTATTTATCTAATTATTATCGTAAGAGTTTGAAAATTATTGGTTCGCCAATTCGTTTGCTATTCCAAGAAGGTTCAAACCCATTCGCAGGTAGGAAAAATAAACTCACACCAAACCAATTACGTAAACGTAAACGCTTGATGAAGTTTATCAAAAAAGCAAAACGCTAA
- the dnaQ gene encoding DNA polymerase III subunit epsilon: MINPDRQIVLDTETTGMNQIGAHYEGHCIIEIGAVEMINRKYTGNNFHIYIKPDRLVDPDAIKVHGITDEMLADKPDFKTIAQDFIEYIRGAELLIHNAPFDVGFMDYEFRKLGLDIKTTDICLVTDTLQMARQMYPGKRNSLDALCDRLGIDNSKRTLHGALLDAEILADVYLSMTGGQTSLFDEDHADSSIIQAGANMQDLQSAVNFSQNLKVLQPTDDELQAHLDFIKLVNKKSDGKCFWSIRAGDETSH, translated from the coding sequence ATGATAAATCCGGATCGCCAGATTGTACTGGATACTGAAACCACCGGTATGAACCAAATTGGTGCGCATTACGAAGGACATTGCATTATTGAAATTGGTGCCGTGGAAATGATCAACCGTAAATATACGGGCAATAATTTTCACATTTATATTAAGCCGGATCGTTTGGTTGATCCCGATGCCATTAAAGTTCACGGTATTACAGATGAAATGCTAGCGGATAAACCGGATTTCAAAACGATTGCACAAGACTTTATTGAATACATTCGTGGTGCGGAACTACTTATTCACAACGCACCCTTCGACGTGGGCTTTATGGACTATGAATTCCGTAAACTTGGGTTAGATATCAAAACGACCGACATTTGTCTGGTTACCGATACATTGCAAATGGCGCGCCAAATGTATCCCGGCAAACGTAATAGCTTAGATGCGTTGTGTGATCGTTTAGGTATTGATAACAGCAAACGAACACTCCACGGCGCGTTACTGGATGCGGAGATTTTAGCCGACGTTTATTTGTCCATGACGGGCGGGCAAACTAGTCTATTTGATGAAGATCATGCGGATAGTTCAATTATCCAGGCTGGTGCCAATATGCAAGATCTTCAAAGTGCGGTCAATTTTTCGCAAAATTTAAAAGTGTTACAACCCACTGATGATGAACTCCAAGCCCATTTAGATTTCATTAAATTGGTCAATAAAAAAAGCGATGGCAAATGTTTTTGGTCTATTCGTGCGGGTGACGAAACCTCACATTAA
- the rnhA gene encoding ribonuclease HI encodes MQKQIEIFTDGSCLGNPGAGGIGIVLRYKQHEKHISKGYFKTTNNRMELRAVIEALNSLKEPCHVKLYSDSQYMKNGITQWIYNWKKNNWKASTGKAVKNQDLWIALDQAIQTHNIDWQWVKGHSGHRENEICDELAKQGAENPTLEDIGYEG; translated from the coding sequence ATGCAAAAACAGATTGAAATTTTTACGGATGGATCTTGCCTCGGCAATCCGGGAGCCGGTGGCATAGGGATTGTCCTGCGCTATAAACAGCATGAAAAACATATTTCAAAAGGGTATTTCAAAACCACCAATAATCGCATGGAATTACGAGCAGTGATTGAGGCTTTAAATAGCTTAAAAGAGCCTTGCCATGTGAAGCTTTATAGCGATAGCCAATATATGAAAAATGGCATCACACAATGGATTTACAATTGGAAGAAAAACAATTGGAAAGCCAGCACGGGCAAAGCAGTAAAAAATCAAGATTTATGGATTGCGTTAGATCAGGCGATTCAAACCCATAACATTGATTGGCAGTGGGTGAAAGGCCATTCTGGCCATCGTGAAAATGAAATTTGTGATGAATTAGCCAAACAAGGCGCAGAAAACCCAACTTTAGAAGATATTGGTTACGAAGGCTAG